In the genome of Arthrobacter alpinus, the window CTGCCTTGTTGTCCTCAAGCGCGGCTGCCTGGCCGGCAGGGTCGGCGGCGGTCAGAAAACCGCCGCGGCAAAGGCTGGAAACCTGCAAGCCGGATGCCTTGACCATCCCAACCGCAGTTTCCAGCCCCACTTCGGCAACCTTGTCGCGCCACAGGCCAATGTGCGAAAGCCCCGCGGCAACACTGAGATTCAGGGCTTCGGCAAGCGAGGCCTTCTTGATGGTTGCGGTGTTGATGGACAGCTTGTCGAAGTTGCTCATGCGTCGGCCCCTTCCAGTATTTCCGAGGCGACGCCGGAGGTGTTCAGGAAGCCTGACATGCGTGTCGCGGCAAGCTCCGGGGCAAGCAGGAGACCAGCTGTGTTGGCCAGGCGGAACAGCTTGACCAGGTGGTTGAGGTCGCGTCCGGCGTGCAGCCCGCCGATCATCTGGAAGCCAGGCTGGAAACCGTTGAGCCACGCCAGGAAAGCAATCCCCGTCTTGTAGTAGTACGTGGGCGCCTCGAAGATGTGCAACCCCAAATCCCGGGTGGCATCCAGGATGGCGCGAGCTTCAGCGGGGCGGCCGGCGTCGTACTTCTGCAACGCCGTGGAGGCCGCGGGTGCGATGGCGGCGAAGATGCCCAGCAGTGCGTCGGAGTAGTGCGAACCGTCGCCGTCGATGAGCTCGGGGTAGTTGAAGTCATCCCCCGTGTACAGGCGCACGCCCTCGGGAAGGGACGCGCGCAGCGCAACTTCGTGTCCGGCGTCGAGCAGGGAAACCTTCACACCGTCAACCTTCGTGGCATGCGTCTGAATGAGCTGCTGGAACGTGGCGGTCGCGGCGGCAATGTCGTTGCTGCCCCAGTAGCCTGCCAGGGTGGGATCAAACATGGTGCCCAGCCAGTGCAGGACTACCGGTTCCTTTGCCTCGGAGAGCAGGGTGCCGTAGAGGGCGAGGTAGTCGGCCGGGCCGGATGCAACCTTGGCCAGTGCGCGCGAGGCCATGATGATGACCTTGGCGCCGGAGGCCTCCACGACGGCGATCTGCTCGCGGTAGGCGGCCAGCACGGCCGCAAGGCCTGCTTCTCCGGGCTCCACAGCGGCCGGGTCGAGCTGGTCAGTGCCGGCACCGCAGGCGAGCAGGTCCCGCACCGTGCGTTCCGGCGTCGCGATGAGCGCTGCCTCGGCGGCACTGCGGTTGATGAGCTGCCGGGTGGCGGCCCAATCCAGGCCCATGCCACGCTGCGCCGTGTCCATGGCGTCGGCAATACC includes:
- a CDS encoding dihydrodipicolinate synthase family protein → MSISLTLPLPNGELEALTLNETGPWRKPTALITSRKVYAAAHVTPKVLGTNVPGAPADIDWDATLAFRRELWSWGVGIADAMDTAQRGMGLDWAATRQLINRSAAEAALIATPERTVRDLLACGAGTDQLDPAAVEPGEAGLAAVLAAYREQIAVVEASGAKVIIMASRALAKVASGPADYLALYGTLLSEAKEPVVLHWLGTMFDPTLAGYWGSNDIAAATATFQQLIQTHATKVDGVKVSLLDAGHEVALRASLPEGVRLYTGDDFNYPELIDGDGSHYSDALLGIFAAIAPAASTALQKYDAGRPAEARAILDATRDLGLHIFEAPTYYYKTGIAFLAWLNGFQPGFQMIGGLHAGRDLNHLVKLFRLANTAGLLLAPELAATRMSGFLNTSGVASEILEGADA